The Cucurbita pepo subsp. pepo cultivar mu-cu-16 chromosome LG08, ASM280686v2, whole genome shotgun sequence genome contains a region encoding:
- the LOC111799614 gene encoding NAD-dependent malic enzyme 1, mitochondrial-like isoform X1 produces MTKWNSLSASLMKRLKLDYQMKNSIPAIAQARSFTTSEGHRPTIIHKRSLDILHDPWFNKGTAFSMTERDRLDLRGLLPPNVMSSEQQIERFMVDLKRLEVQARDGPLDSNALAKWRILNRLHDRNETMYYKVLVAHIKEYAPIVYTPTVGLVCQNYSGLFRRPRGMYFSAEDRGEMMSMVYNWPAEQVDMIVVTDGSRILGLGDLGVHGIGIAIGKLDIYVAAAGINPQRVLPVMIDVGTNNEELLKNPLYLGLQKHRLDGDEYLAVIDEFMEAVFTRWPHVIVQFEDFQSKWAFKLLQRYRNTYRMFNDDVQGTAGVALAGLLGAVRAQGRPMIDFPKQKIVVAGAGSAGIGVLNAARKTMARMLGNNESAFEAARSQFWVVDAQGLITEERENIDQDASPFARKVKEINRQGLREGASLVEVVQKVKPDVLLGLSAVGGLFTKEVLEALKGSTATRPAIFAMSNPTTNAECTPEQAFSILGENIIFASGSPFMDIDFGNGHIGHCNQGNNMYLFPGIGLGTLLSGAPIVSDGMLQAAAECLAAYMTEDEVHEGIIYPSISRIRDITKEIAAAVIMEAIEEDLVAGYRDVDARELQKFNKEQILEFVKINMWDPDYPTVVYHQD; encoded by the exons GGAACAGCCTTTTCAATGACAGAACGGGACCGGCTTGATCTTCGAGGACTTCTTCCACCAAATGTAATGTCTTCAGAGCAGCAAATTGAACGATTTA TGGTTGACCTGAAGAGGCTTGAAGTTCAAGCAAGAGATGGGCCTTTAGATTCAAATGCTTTGGCCAAATGGCGAATTCTGAATAGATTGCATGATAGAAATGAGACAATGTACTATAAG GTTTTGGTTGCTCACATCAAGGAGTATGCGCCAATAGTATATACACCAACCGTAGGTCTTGTTTGTCAGAACTATAGTGGCTTGTTTAGAAGGCCAAGGGGAATGTATTTCAGTGCAGAAGATCGTGGAGAAATGATGTCAATGGTTTATAATTGGCCTGCTGAACAG GTTGATATGATTGTTGTTACAGATGGAAGTAGAATATTAGGTCTTGGAGATCTTGGAGTACATGGAATCGGTATTGCAATTGGGAAGTTGGATATATATGTTGCTGCTGCTGGGATAAATCCTCAGAGG GTGCTTCCAGTCATGATTGACGTTGGAACCAATAATGAAGAGCTTCTGAAGAACCCCTTAT ATTTGGGATTGCAAAAACACCGATTGGATGGGGATGAGTATTTGGCTGTTATCGATGAGTTCATGGAGGCAGTGTTTACTCGCTGGCCACATGTTATTGTTCAA TTTGAAGATTTCCAAAGCAAATGGGCCTTTAAGTTATTGCAACGATACAGAAATACCTACAGAATGTTTAACGATGACGTTCAG GGAACGGCAGGAGTTGCTCTTGCCGGGCTTTTAGGTGCTGTGAGAGCACAAGGAAGACCGATGATCGACTTTCCAAAGCAAAAGATTGTTGTTGCTGGTGCTGGAAG TGCAGGAATTGGGGTTTTAAACGCGGCAAGGAAAACCATGGCAAGGATGTTGGGAAACAATGAATCAGCATTTGAGGCTGCTCGAAGCCAATTTTGGGTGGTCGATGCCCAG GGTTTGATCACAGAGGAACGAGAAAACATTGATCAAGATGCAAGCCCATTTGCAAGGAAGGTCAAAGAAATTAATCGTCAAGGATTGAGGGAAGGTGCAAGTCTAGTGGAAGTG GTACAAAAAGTGAAACCTGATGTGCTGCTGGGATTGTCTGCAGTTGGTGGATTGTTCACAAAGGAG GTATTAGAGGCTCTTAAAGGATCAACTGCGACAAGACCTGCTATTTTTGCCATGTCTAATCCTACAACAAATG CCGAGTGCACTCCTGAACAAGCATTCTCAATCTTGGGTGAAAACATCATATTTGCGAGTGGAAGCCCATTCATGGATATTGATTTTG GGAATGGTCATATTGGCCACTGCAACCAAGGAAACAACATGTATCTTTTCCCAGG TATTGGGCTCGGTACTCTTCTATCTGGCGCTCCTATCGTATCTGATGGCATGCTGCAGGCTGCTGCCGAGTG CCTCGCTGCATATATGACTGAAGATGAAGTCCACGAAGGAATTATTTATCCATCAATTTCCAG aATCCGTGATATTACAAAGGAAATCGCAGCAGCTGTTATTATGGAAGCGATAGAAGAGGATCTTGTTGCTGGATACCGTGATGTAGATGCTCGAGAActccaaaaatttaacaag gaacaaattttggaatttgtgAAGATCAACATGTGGGATCCAGATTACCCTACAGTAGTTTACCATCAGGATTGA
- the LOC111799668 gene encoding phosphatidylinositol N-acetylglucosaminyltransferase subunit P-like produces MEDLHSVSSPRRILSLSKKRTLISLDRDDKAPGFGLSGEHGPKPSEVYGFVGSITTVVATVVYLIWAYVPDSWLHSVGIFYYPSRYWALAVPAYVMVSIALAWLFYIGLNFMSTPPPTSFNIMFDEFSKEPSISTFSEEEDRPIEPISDIGINRINDLMFNNKK; encoded by the exons ATGGAAGATCTCCATTCTGTTAGTAGCCCTAGAAGAATACTCAGTCTGTCAAAGAAACGAACTTTGATCTCCTTGGACAGAGATGACAAAGCGCCTGGGTTTGGGCTATCGGGAGAACATGGCCCCAAACCTTCAGAAGTTTACGGGTTTGTGGGTTCCATCACAACAGTGGTTGCTACAG TTGTATACTTGATCTGGGCATATGTTCCAGACTCTTGGCTGCATTCCGTTGGAATCTTCTACTATCCTAGCAG GTATTGGGCACTGGCGGTGCCTGCCTATGTCATGGTTTCTATAGCATTAGCATGGCTATTTTACATTGGTCTCAACTTTATGTCCACTCCACCGCCAACTTCCTTCAATATAATGTTTG ATGAATTCAGTAAAGAACCATCTATCTCTACTttttcagaagaagaagatcgaCCTATTGAACCGATATCCGATATTGGGATTAACAGAATCAACGATCTCATGTTCAACAATAAGAAATGA
- the LOC111799614 gene encoding NAD-dependent malic enzyme 1, mitochondrial-like isoform X2, whose amino-acid sequence MTKWNSLSASLMKRLKLDYQMKNSIPAIAQARSFTTSEGHRPTIIHKRSLDILHDPWFNKGTAFSMTERDRLDLRGLLPPNVMSSEQQIERFMVDLKRLEVQARDGPLDSNALAKWRILNRLHDRNETMYYKVLVAHIKEYAPIVYTPTVGLVCQNYSGLFRRPRGMYFSAEDRGEMMSMVYNWPAEQVDMIVVTDGSRILGLGDLGVHGIGIAIGKLDIYVAAAGINPQRVLPVMIDVGTNNEELLKNPLYLGLQKHRLDGDEYLAVIDEFMEAVFTRWPHVIVQFEDFQSKWAFKLLQRYRNTYRMFNDDVQGTAGVALAGLLGAVRAQGRPMIDFPKQKIVVAGAGSAGIGVLNAARKTMARMLGNNESAFEAARSQFWVVDAQGLITEERENIDQDASPFARKVKEINRQGLREGASLVEVVQKVKPDVLLGLSAVGGLFTKEVLEALKGSTATRPAIFAMSNPTTNAECTPEQAFSILGENIIFASGSPFMDIDFGNGHIGHCNQGNNMYLFPGIGLGTLLSGAPIVSDGMLQAAAECLAAYMTEDEVHEGIIYPSISRIRDITKEIAAAVIMEAIEEDLVAGYRDVDARELQKFNKEQILEFVKINMWDPDYPTVVYHQD is encoded by the exons GGAACAGCCTTTTCAATGACAGAACGGGACCGGCTTGATCTTCGAGGACTTCTTCCACCAAATGTAATGTCTTCAGAGCAGCAAATTGAACGATTTA TGGTTGACCTGAAGAGGCTTGAAGTTCAAGCAAGAGATGGGCCTTTAGATTCAAATGCTTTGGCCAAATGGCGAATTCTGAATAGATTGCATGATAGAAATGAGACAATGTACTATAAG GTTTTGGTTGCTCACATCAAGGAGTATGCGCCAATAGTATATACACCAACCGTAG GTCTTGTTTGTCAGAACTATAGTGGCTTGTTTAGAAGGCCAAGGGGAATGTATTTCAGTGCAGAAGATCGTGGAGAAATGATGTCAATGGTTTATAATTGGCCTGCTGAACAG GTTGATATGATTGTTGTTACAGATGGAAGTAGAATATTAGGTCTTGGAGATCTTGGAGTACATGGAATCGGTATTGCAATTGGGAAGTTGGATATATATGTTGCTGCTGCTGGGATAAATCCTCAGAGG GTGCTTCCAGTCATGATTGACGTTGGAACCAATAATGAAGAGCTTCTGAAGAACCCCTTAT ATTTGGGATTGCAAAAACACCGATTGGATGGGGATGAGTATTTGGCTGTTATCGATGAGTTCATGGAGGCAGTGTTTACTCGCTGGCCACATGTTATTGTTCAA TTTGAAGATTTCCAAAGCAAATGGGCCTTTAAGTTATTGCAACGATACAGAAATACCTACAGAATGTTTAACGATGACGTTCAG GGAACGGCAGGAGTTGCTCTTGCCGGGCTTTTAGGTGCTGTGAGAGCACAAGGAAGACCGATGATCGACTTTCCAAAGCAAAAGATTGTTGTTGCTGGTGCTGGAAG TGCAGGAATTGGGGTTTTAAACGCGGCAAGGAAAACCATGGCAAGGATGTTGGGAAACAATGAATCAGCATTTGAGGCTGCTCGAAGCCAATTTTGGGTGGTCGATGCCCAG GGTTTGATCACAGAGGAACGAGAAAACATTGATCAAGATGCAAGCCCATTTGCAAGGAAGGTCAAAGAAATTAATCGTCAAGGATTGAGGGAAGGTGCAAGTCTAGTGGAAGTG GTACAAAAAGTGAAACCTGATGTGCTGCTGGGATTGTCTGCAGTTGGTGGATTGTTCACAAAGGAG GTATTAGAGGCTCTTAAAGGATCAACTGCGACAAGACCTGCTATTTTTGCCATGTCTAATCCTACAACAAATG CCGAGTGCACTCCTGAACAAGCATTCTCAATCTTGGGTGAAAACATCATATTTGCGAGTGGAAGCCCATTCATGGATATTGATTTTG GGAATGGTCATATTGGCCACTGCAACCAAGGAAACAACATGTATCTTTTCCCAGG TATTGGGCTCGGTACTCTTCTATCTGGCGCTCCTATCGTATCTGATGGCATGCTGCAGGCTGCTGCCGAGTG CCTCGCTGCATATATGACTGAAGATGAAGTCCACGAAGGAATTATTTATCCATCAATTTCCAG aATCCGTGATATTACAAAGGAAATCGCAGCAGCTGTTATTATGGAAGCGATAGAAGAGGATCTTGTTGCTGGATACCGTGATGTAGATGCTCGAGAActccaaaaatttaacaag gaacaaattttggaatttgtgAAGATCAACATGTGGGATCCAGATTACCCTACAGTAGTTTACCATCAGGATTGA
- the LOC111800454 gene encoding dynamin-related protein 1E: protein MTTMESLIGLVNRIQRACTMLGDYGGGDNAFSSLWEALPSVAVVGGQSSGKSSVLESIVGRDFLPRGSGIVTRRPLVLQLHKTEEGSQEYAEFLHLPKRRFTDFAAVRKEIQDETDRVTGRTKQISPVPIHLSIYSPNVVNLTLIDLPGLTKVAVEGQPETIVQDIEVMVRTYVEKPNCIILAISPANQDIATSDAIKLAREVDPSGERTFGVLTKLDLMDKGTNALDVLEGRSYRLQHPWVGIVNRSQADINKNVDMIIARRKEREYFATSSDYGHLASKMGSEYLAKLLSKHLESVIRARIPSITSLINKSIDELESEMDHLGRPIAVDAGAQLYTILELCRAFDRIFKEHLEGGRPGGDRIYGVFDHQLPAALRKLPFDRHLSMQNVRKIVSEADGYQPHLIAPEQGYRRLIEGSLNYFRGPAEASVDAVHFVLKELVRKSIGETQELKRFPTLQAEIAAASNEALERFRDESKKTVIRLVDMESSYLTVDFFRRLPQEIEKAGGPGAAAATAPAGDRYAEGHFRRIGSNVSSYVGMVSDTLRNTIPKAVVYCQVKEAKQSLLNHFYMLLGKKEAKQLSQLLDEDPALMERRQQCSKRLELYKAARDEIDSVSWAR, encoded by the exons ATGACGACCATGGAGAGTTTGATTGGGCTGGTGAATCGGATCCAGAGAGCTTGTACTATGCTCGGTGACTATGGCGGTGGTGATAAcgccttttcttctctctggGAAGCCCTTCCCTCTGTTGCTGTTGTCGGTGGACAG AGTTCTGGAAAATCTTCGGTTCTGGAAAGTATCGTTGGTCGCGATTTTCTTCCGAGAGGTTCAG GGATAGTAACGCGGCGGCCATTAGTATTGCAGCTTCACAAGACAGAGGAGGGGTCGCAAGAGTATGCTGAGTTTCTTCACCTTCCCAAGAGGAGATTTACGGACTTTG CTGCGGTCCGTAAAGAAATTCAGGACGAGACCGACAGAGTAACTGGGAGGACAAAACAGATATCCCCAGTTCCTATCCATCTTAGCATTTACTCACCAAATG TTGTCAACCTAACTCTGATTGATTTACCTGGTTTGACAAAAGTTGCAGTAG AGGGACAGCCCGAAACTATTGTTCAAGACATTGAGGTCATGGTTCGAACTTATGTTGAGAAG CCTAACTGCATTATTCTTGCCATTTCTCCTGCCAATCAAGACATAGCCACTTCGGATGCTATAAAACTTGCCAGGGAAGTGGACCCATCCG GGGAACGAACTTTTGGGGTGTTGACAAAGCTTGACTTGATGGACAAAGGAACTAATGCTTTGGAT GTTTTGGAAGGAAGATCATATCGACTGCAACACCCATGGGTTGGCATAGTGAACCGATCTCAAGCTgacataaacaaaaatgtagATATGATTATTGCTAGGCGTAAGGAGCGTGAGTACTTCGCGACTAGTTCTGACTATGGACACTTAGCAAGTAAAATGGGTTCAGAGTATCTCGCAAAGCTCTTGTCAAAG CACTTGGAGTCTGTGATTAGAGCTCGCATACCCAGTATCACTTCTTTGATTAACAAAAGCATCGATGAACTTGAATCTGAGATGGATCATCTTGGCCGACCCATTGCTGTCGATGCTGGG GCTCAATTGTACACGATTTTGGAACTTTGCCGTGCTTTTGATCGGATTTTTAAGGAGCACCTGGAAGGAGG GCGACCTGGAGGTGATCGTATCTATGGGGTTTTCGACCACCAGCTTCCTGCTGCTTTGAGAAAGCTTCCCTTCGATCGCCATCTTTCCATGCAGAATGTGAGAAAAATTGTCTCGGAGGCAGATGGTTATCAACCTCACTTGATTGCTCCCGAACAAGGTTACCGACGACTAATCGAGGGATCTCTGAATTATTTCAGGGGGCCAGCTGAGGCTTCTGTGGATGCT GTTCactttgttttaaaagaaCTTGTGAGGAAGTCCATTGGAGAAACACAG GAATTAAAACGCTTTCCCACTTTACAAGCTGAGATAGCTGCTGCTTCAAATGAGGCCTTGGAAAGATTTCGCGACGAGAGTAAGAAGACGGTGATACGTCTCGTTGACATGGAATCTTCCTACTTGACTGTGGATTTCTTTCGAAGACTTCCTCAGGAGATAGAGAAAGCCGGAGGCCCGGGTGCTGCTGCTGCCACTGCCCCGGCAGGGGATCGATACGCAGAGGGTCATTTTCGGCGGATAGGATCAAACGTTTCCTCTTATGTGGGAATGGTATCAGACACTTTAAGAAATACTATCCCCAAAGCAGTGGTTTATTGCCAAGTCAAGGAAGCCAAGCAGTCGTTGCTTAATCATTTCTACATGCTCTTAGGGAAAAAAGAG GCCAAGCAGCTTTCTCAATTACTGGATGAAGACCCTGCACTAATGGAGAGAAGGCAGCAATGTTCAAAGAGGCTTGAGCTCTACAAGGCAGCCAGGGACGAGATCGATTCAGTGTCGTGGGCACGTTGA
- the LOC111799614 gene encoding NAD-dependent malic enzyme 1, mitochondrial-like isoform X3: MTERDRLDLRGLLPPNVMSSEQQIERFMVDLKRLEVQARDGPLDSNALAKWRILNRLHDRNETMYYKVLVAHIKEYAPIVYTPTVGLVCQNYSGLFRRPRGMYFSAEDRGEMMSMVYNWPAEQVDMIVVTDGSRILGLGDLGVHGIGIAIGKLDIYVAAAGINPQRVLPVMIDVGTNNEELLKNPLYLGLQKHRLDGDEYLAVIDEFMEAVFTRWPHVIVQFEDFQSKWAFKLLQRYRNTYRMFNDDVQGTAGVALAGLLGAVRAQGRPMIDFPKQKIVVAGAGSAGIGVLNAARKTMARMLGNNESAFEAARSQFWVVDAQGLITEERENIDQDASPFARKVKEINRQGLREGASLVEVVQKVKPDVLLGLSAVGGLFTKEVLEALKGSTATRPAIFAMSNPTTNAECTPEQAFSILGENIIFASGSPFMDIDFGNGHIGHCNQGNNMYLFPGIGLGTLLSGAPIVSDGMLQAAAECLAAYMTEDEVHEGIIYPSISRIRDITKEIAAAVIMEAIEEDLVAGYRDVDARELQKFNKEQILEFVKINMWDPDYPTVVYHQD; the protein is encoded by the exons ATGACAGAACGGGACCGGCTTGATCTTCGAGGACTTCTTCCACCAAATGTAATGTCTTCAGAGCAGCAAATTGAACGATTTA TGGTTGACCTGAAGAGGCTTGAAGTTCAAGCAAGAGATGGGCCTTTAGATTCAAATGCTTTGGCCAAATGGCGAATTCTGAATAGATTGCATGATAGAAATGAGACAATGTACTATAAG GTTTTGGTTGCTCACATCAAGGAGTATGCGCCAATAGTATATACACCAACCGTAG GTCTTGTTTGTCAGAACTATAGTGGCTTGTTTAGAAGGCCAAGGGGAATGTATTTCAGTGCAGAAGATCGTGGAGAAATGATGTCAATGGTTTATAATTGGCCTGCTGAACAG GTTGATATGATTGTTGTTACAGATGGAAGTAGAATATTAGGTCTTGGAGATCTTGGAGTACATGGAATCGGTATTGCAATTGGGAAGTTGGATATATATGTTGCTGCTGCTGGGATAAATCCTCAGAGG GTGCTTCCAGTCATGATTGACGTTGGAACCAATAATGAAGAGCTTCTGAAGAACCCCTTAT ATTTGGGATTGCAAAAACACCGATTGGATGGGGATGAGTATTTGGCTGTTATCGATGAGTTCATGGAGGCAGTGTTTACTCGCTGGCCACATGTTATTGTTCAA TTTGAAGATTTCCAAAGCAAATGGGCCTTTAAGTTATTGCAACGATACAGAAATACCTACAGAATGTTTAACGATGACGTTCAG GGAACGGCAGGAGTTGCTCTTGCCGGGCTTTTAGGTGCTGTGAGAGCACAAGGAAGACCGATGATCGACTTTCCAAAGCAAAAGATTGTTGTTGCTGGTGCTGGAAG TGCAGGAATTGGGGTTTTAAACGCGGCAAGGAAAACCATGGCAAGGATGTTGGGAAACAATGAATCAGCATTTGAGGCTGCTCGAAGCCAATTTTGGGTGGTCGATGCCCAG GGTTTGATCACAGAGGAACGAGAAAACATTGATCAAGATGCAAGCCCATTTGCAAGGAAGGTCAAAGAAATTAATCGTCAAGGATTGAGGGAAGGTGCAAGTCTAGTGGAAGTG GTACAAAAAGTGAAACCTGATGTGCTGCTGGGATTGTCTGCAGTTGGTGGATTGTTCACAAAGGAG GTATTAGAGGCTCTTAAAGGATCAACTGCGACAAGACCTGCTATTTTTGCCATGTCTAATCCTACAACAAATG CCGAGTGCACTCCTGAACAAGCATTCTCAATCTTGGGTGAAAACATCATATTTGCGAGTGGAAGCCCATTCATGGATATTGATTTTG GGAATGGTCATATTGGCCACTGCAACCAAGGAAACAACATGTATCTTTTCCCAGG TATTGGGCTCGGTACTCTTCTATCTGGCGCTCCTATCGTATCTGATGGCATGCTGCAGGCTGCTGCCGAGTG CCTCGCTGCATATATGACTGAAGATGAAGTCCACGAAGGAATTATTTATCCATCAATTTCCAG aATCCGTGATATTACAAAGGAAATCGCAGCAGCTGTTATTATGGAAGCGATAGAAGAGGATCTTGTTGCTGGATACCGTGATGTAGATGCTCGAGAActccaaaaatttaacaag gaacaaattttggaatttgtgAAGATCAACATGTGGGATCCAGATTACCCTACAGTAGTTTACCATCAGGATTGA